Proteins co-encoded in one Candidatus Woesearchaeota archaeon genomic window:
- a CDS encoding YhbY family RNA-binding protein, protein MRRVIELRKQARNLDPIIRIGKNGLTEGVLNQIKLALEKRKLIKIKFLKSYEESVDDAATKIASELHCTLIDKIGKVVVLAK, encoded by the coding sequence GTGAGACGAGTTATTGAATTACGAAAACAAGCACGCAACCTTGACCCTATTATTCGCATTGGAAAAAACGGTCTCACCGAGGGTGTACTCAACCAGATCAAACTTGCCCTTGAAAAAAGAAAGCTCATCAAAATAAAGTTCCTTAAAAGCTATGAAGAAAGTGTAGATGATGCAGCAACAAAAATAGCATCAGAACTTCACTGCACACTCATCGACAAAATAGGAAAAGTAGTGGTGCTAGCTAAATGA
- a CDS encoding AbrB/MazE/SpoVT family DNA-binding domain-containing protein has translation MVKLQFDQKQYKLTIPKALVEAKGWRKGTRLRVELDTAGNLVLKEEQS, from the coding sequence GTGGTTAAGCTGCAATTTGATCAAAAACAGTACAAACTCACCATCCCCAAAGCGCTGGTAGAAGCAAAGGGGTGGCGCAAAGGAACACGTTTACGCGTAGAACTTGACACTGCTGGAAATCTTGTTCTCAAGGAGGAGCAATCATGA
- a CDS encoding metallophosphoesterase — protein MRLAHMSDTHVTTTNGREKILEAIAQFSNANNIDAWFHTGDILGDPAESTLEKSLRESSAKAIPLLQQSQSTLQEKGITRIEDLAKLPEEEQRILLQRQQEATMIALEPIIASYQKANEAFKKFKAPIYATLGNWDLTLAYDILDNITFVERVPSIDINGVSVQAINNTGELPKLYQEPTIAPFVQNYFINYASGYPDAKEANESELKRLEKGTAANIMLYHKTPDTQEDPLNGGGTAAREYLADDTSVVRLGGHFHSSAVRNEHGHTMFRPGPNDFFVYDYDERSKEITYYWHYKVEKVE, from the coding sequence ATGAGACTCGCACATATGAGTGATACTCACGTAACGACCACAAATGGTCGTGAAAAAATTCTCGAAGCAATAGCTCAATTCTCAAATGCAAATAACATCGACGCATGGTTCCACACAGGCGATATTCTTGGCGACCCCGCAGAAAGCACACTTGAAAAATCACTTAGAGAGTCAAGTGCAAAAGCAATTCCACTATTGCAACAATCACAAAGCACCCTTCAAGAAAAAGGCATAACTCGCATAGAAGATCTTGCAAAACTCCCCGAAGAGGAACAGCGAATACTTCTGCAACGCCAACAAGAAGCAACAATGATTGCGCTTGAACCGATCATAGCAAGCTACCAGAAAGCGAATGAAGCATTTAAGAAATTTAAAGCACCCATCTACGCAACACTTGGAAATTGGGATCTCACACTCGCCTACGATATTCTTGATAACATCACCTTTGTTGAGCGCGTCCCCTCAATAGATATCAATGGAGTAAGCGTGCAAGCAATAAACAACACAGGAGAACTTCCAAAACTCTATCAAGAACCCACCATCGCACCGTTCGTGCAAAACTATTTTATTAACTACGCCTCAGGGTACCCAGATGCAAAAGAAGCAAATGAATCTGAGCTTAAGCGTCTTGAAAAGGGAACTGCTGCAAACATCATGCTCTACCATAAAACTCCCGACACTCAAGAAGACCCGCTCAACGGCGGCGGAACTGCTGCGAGAGAATACCTTGCAGACGACACATCAGTTGTTCGCCTAGGAGGGCATTTCCACTCTTCAGCTGTGCGAAATGAACATGGACACACTATGTTCAGACCAGGTCCGAATGATTTCTTTGTCTATGATTATGATGAGCGTTCAAAGGAGATTACCTACTACTGGCACTACAAAGTTGAGAAAGTTGAATAA